The nucleotide window TTCAAAAACCTTATTTTATTTCAGGAAAAGGCCTTTTCAATTTGATATCTGGCCTAATTAACCATTCATTTTTATAGATTTGTCAATATTTTTGCCAGCTTCAATAGCGTTTTCGCCGACATTCTACTGCGCTAATCTGTAAGCCAGGCTATCGGAATCGTACCCGTTCGCTTGTTGCTCGATTAGTAATGATGGGGTGTCTTCGATAAAGGGGACTCTACGCTGGGAGTGGTATACCCGTACCAGTACACTTTATCTCTGTATGTTGGTCGGTAAAATCAGCAAACCGGTGACACGTTAGTCTCTCAGGTTTGCACCTATTGGCCCGTTTCAGAGCGTTCATCGGTCGGCCGGGCCCAGTTCGCGCTGCGGATGTTCTAAAGTCTGGGGGGATTCAAACGCGCCGATTCCAAAACCTTGCTGAAACACATTCGATACCACGTCATCGTTGCTCAGCAATATATCGGCTATCCTGCGCTGGATTTTCACGTCGAGCTGGGGAGCCACCATTGCAGTTGCTACGCCCTTTCCCTTGAATTTATAAACCGGAACCCAGTTTTTGCTGAAGTTATTCGCCGTAGCCATAACGCCGGAAGGCAGTATCGCACCGTCGACATGATCTATTCTGAAATTTTTAATGAGCTCGTAGAAGCTTGAATATTCCACCACTGATACTTTTTTCCCAATCGAATTAAGTTCCCCTAGCGCAATCTTAGTTGCCTCAAATTTGCCCACAACGCCGAGCTTCCGTACCCCTTCCAGAGTCGCAACGGAAGGTTTCTTCAACGCGTACAGAAAAACATCCTGGTAGGTCACTGCCAGATAGTGATAACCGCATTTCTTTTCTACTTTTTTGCTCAAAGGCAGGCTGGAAAAAATCAACGCGGGCTGTCCTGCGGAGCACCTTGCAAGGAGGGCGGTCGCATCCGAGGAAATATTGACCGTAAAAGCGGAGTCTAGCTTTTGGTTTAAATGCTCAATAAACGGTAAGACTTTGTTGCGGGTAATGCTCGCCGGATACAAAGAATATACCCAAACCTCATAAGGAATAGTCTCTGACCCAAAACTGACCCCGCCATAGAGCAACAATGCGCCTAATATTATTTTCATATATTCCCTTAACCTGAAACAATATTCGATCCCTGCTTACTACACCTGTTTTAATTGTGCTGACTATTCCCCCTATGCACTGCAATGCTCAATAATCTGATCCCGCCCCCGGTTTTTAGCCTGGTACAGTGCATCATCCGCTTTACTGATCAAAGCTTCAATCGTCTTTTCATTTTTCAGATAAGCAACACCAACGCTGGCGGTTATCCGTAACTCACCAGACGGAGTCATAATAGCAATACCGGCGATTTCTTTTCGCAAGCGCTCAGCCGTTTGCAAAGTTCCCCGCTTATCTTCATTTAACACCAATGCAAACTCTTCACCGCCCAATCGGCCCCATACATCACAATCACGCAAATTATCCTTTATGGTCCTGCTGAAAATTCGCAATGCTTCGTCACCCATGGTATGTCCGAAGGTATCATTGATGGATTTAAATAAATCAAGATCAAACATCAACAGGCTCAAGGGTTGATTCTTGCGTTGCGCCAGCTTCAGTGACTTTCCGGACTCCACAAAAAAGCTGCGCCGGTTATAAATCCCCGTGAGTGGATCAGTACGCGCCTCCAGCTCAGCTTCCAGCTTGGCTTTTTCCAATTCCTGAGTTCGCTCCTTCACTTGCTGTTCCAGTTCGGCTTTGGAATGTTCAAGCTGTTCGGTATAGCGAGCCTCTGCTTCGTCCTTTTGCAACCGCAGCCGTCGTACTTTAATTCCCATGGCAGCCATAATGCCCAGCATTTCTACAAAGGAGGCTACCGCCGGCCAGTAGTAATTAATCACATTGTGTTCCACCAGACCCAGGTCGCGTAATGCCTGCACCACCAAACCAAATACAAGCAAGGTCCAAGCCGCAGCAAATACCGCCGCATCGGTGGAGCCTTGCCGCCAGCGTACTATCCCGGCAACGGACATCACGGGATACAACAATAAAATAATAGTAACGGAAAGTACCGCCAATCCGGTCAGGCTGAATAGCGCACTGACCAGCATTACCGCAGCCACTAACAGCATTAATATAAACACTTTATCAATCCTGGGGGTGTGTTTCCGGGTTTGCAGGAAAGTCCGCGCGAACACAACGCCGAAAAAAACCGTCAGCGCACCACCAATCGACATGTAACGCTGATGAAAATGTTCCGTGACTATAAATTGGTGTGTGTAACCCAGAATAGTGCACCAGCCAATAATTTTAGTCAGCGCGTAGACCGAATAGGCAAGAAAAATTTTATCTCGTGTTGCGATCGCCCCCACCAAGGCGATGATCGACATCAGAAAAATGCCACCAAACATGAACATGATAATGCTGGCTTCCGAAGTCTGCGTCTTGCGTAATTTTTCAGGGTCCCAAATTCTCATCGCCGGAAACACAAAGCCCGCTTGGTGGGAACTGAACTTAACCAGCATATCTTTGCTTTGCAGCGCCGGAATCGTTACCACGACCACAAACCGGTTATGAGAAATTTCACGCGATGCAAACGCATCGGCCATTGCCATGGCCGCGATGTGACGATATCGGACTGGACTCTCACTATCACGTTCATAGGCATCCAGGCTTATTAACTGGTGATCCACGTATTCGATATTGAGCGTCAGGGTTTTATCCGTCACATTACGCAATACGAAATGGCTCCAGAATGCGCCGGGTTGCAGTCCGGTTGATCCCGCGCTATTCAGTGGTTTGAATTCACCCTTCAGATAAATCGGTCCAACTTGTTCTATAGTAAGTTCGCCGGTACGGTCGTGCCAAACTTCAGCCTGACCTGTTGTTTTACTTCCGTCTTCCCCTCCCACTACATCAATCACGCCGAAAGCAAACGTCAACTGGGGGAAAAGAAAAATCACTGCTACTCTGATTATTAGAATCATGAAACGGCCCCAAAGGGAAAGGACAAGGCCAACAAAAAGGACTACAGGTTCTGCTGTCGTGTTCGGATAACTATAGATCAAAAAGCCAAATAGAACAGTTTGAATTCAGGTGCTGCCCTAACGCAGATCACGCCGATGCGATTTCCGGTTATGCGTATACCGAGTGCATCAACTCTGACTTAAACGGCTATTTTACGGTGCCTTGAATCACATCCGGGACGGCCTTGTCGACGAAAGCACCGGTTTATTATCAGGACGGTCCCCTACGATCGGCGCGAACCGAACCAGCCTAATAAATCAAACCTCTGGTGGAGCCGGGTCCGGCCATGAATGTGATTGGTTATTTACGTCGTTTTACTATCAGCCTGTGGCATTGGCTCCGCGGGCTTACG belongs to Ketobacter sp. MCCC 1A13808 and includes:
- a CDS encoding diguanylate cyclase codes for the protein MILIIRVAVIFLFPQLTFAFGVIDVVGGEDGSKTTGQAEVWHDRTGELTIEQVGPIYLKGEFKPLNSAGSTGLQPGAFWSHFVLRNVTDKTLTLNIEYVDHQLISLDAYERDSESPVRYRHIAAMAMADAFASREISHNRFVVVVTIPALQSKDMLVKFSSHQAGFVFPAMRIWDPEKLRKTQTSEASIIMFMFGGIFLMSIIALVGAIATRDKIFLAYSVYALTKIIGWCTILGYTHQFIVTEHFHQRYMSIGGALTVFFGVVFARTFLQTRKHTPRIDKVFILMLLVAAVMLVSALFSLTGLAVLSVTIILLLYPVMSVAGIVRWRQGSTDAAVFAAAWTLLVFGLVVQALRDLGLVEHNVINYYWPAVASFVEMLGIMAAMGIKVRRLRLQKDEAEARYTEQLEHSKAELEQQVKERTQELEKAKLEAELEARTDPLTGIYNRRSFFVESGKSLKLAQRKNQPLSLLMFDLDLFKSINDTFGHTMGDEALRIFSRTIKDNLRDCDVWGRLGGEEFALVLNEDKRGTLQTAERLRKEIAGIAIMTPSGELRITASVGVAYLKNEKTIEALISKADDALYQAKNRGRDQIIEHCSA